The Desulfosalsimonas propionicica DNA window AAAAAAGGCAGGCGCCCGGCAGGTGTTCGTGGCCGTGCCAACGGCCCACCGCCAGGCCGCAGAGGCCGCCGCTGAAAAGGTGGACCGGCTTTATTGCGCAAATATCCGCTCCGGCAGATCCTTTGCCGTTGCCGAAGCCTACGAACTCTGGACTGATGTGTCCGAGCAGGAACTCATGGAGATGATGAACAACCCTGGCGATCGGGTGTAATACTCATACCGGTTTTTCATGCATCCCAAATCAATTCAGGCTGTGCAGGAAATCCAGCACATCCGATGCCAGCCGCCGTGGGGCCTCAATGGCGGTCATATGCCCGATGCCCTCATATTCCAAAAGCTGTGCGCCTGGGATTTCTTTTGCCATCAGCCGGCTGGATTCCACGAACAAATCATCCTTTTGCGCACCAACAATGAGCACCGGACACGATATCCGCCGGAGGCCTTCAACCCTGGGATCCGGATCCTTATAGAAGCTGCGCACGAATTCTGCGATCACAAACCGGTTGTTTCGCCTTGCCATGGAAAGGGCGGTGGCAAGCATCTCGTCAATGTTCTCTGATTCAACAATACCCCGGAAAAACGGGCCGGGCCTGTCTTTTAACCCCGCGATCATGGTCTCCCAGTCCAGTTTTTCAAACAATGCGGCAAAATTATCGTGAAACTGGTCAATGGTCTGCCGGTCGCCGGGCACCGGGGAGGTCACCGAGGCGGTGTTGGTCAAAATCAGGGAGGCAAACCTGGAGCAGTCCTTCATTGCATAACGCACCCCGGCAAACCCGCCGGTTGAATGGGTCAGCAGATGAAACCGGTCCAGGCCCAGATGATCAGCCAGGGCGATGATATCTTCGCCCACGGTCTCACAGTCAAAACCCGGGGGATCATCTTCCGCCTCAGTATAGCCGTGACCGCGCATATCCATTGCCACAAACCGGAAATGCTGCGCAATCTTGTCTGCCACACCGGTCAGATCCCAGTAAGCAGTGTTTTCCATGAGCCCGGCCACGGCAATCACCGGCTCGCCGGTTCCTTTGTCCTCATAGTAAATTCGGGCATTGCCCCGGTTAAAATACGCCATGAACAAAACATCCTTTCACTGCGGGTTAAAATAATCTTTATACAGAGAGAACACACAAATTTCAAATCAAAGATACCCGGGTCTTGACAAGGATTGACTTCTGCTTATCATACTGATACTAATGAAAATTATCTCAAC harbors:
- a CDS encoding alpha/beta fold hydrolase; protein product: MAYFNRGNARIYYEDKGTGEPVIAVAGLMENTAYWDLTGVADKIAQHFRFVAMDMRGHGYTEAEDDPPGFDCETVGEDIIALADHLGLDRFHLLTHSTGGFAGVRYAMKDCSRFASLILTNTASVTSPVPGDRQTIDQFHDNFAALFEKLDWETMIAGLKDRPGPFFRGIVESENIDEMLATALSMARRNNRFVIAEFVRSFYKDPDPRVEGLRRISCPVLIVGAQKDDLFVESSRLMAKEIPGAQLLEYEGIGHMTAIEAPRRLASDVLDFLHSLN